One region of Flavobacterium pisciphilum genomic DNA includes:
- a CDS encoding glycosyltransferase family 2 protein: MQSNPLVSIIIPTYNRATLIRETLDSILGQTYGNWECIIVDDGSIDDTEKVVNEYVKKDNRFQFHHRPKNRHKGGNAARNYGFEISSGEFVNWFDSDDIMRSDKITVQLNSLENSNYFFSVCRILAFEDTFENELFAYDNIDSKSPFEDYVYENIKFLTSIPLWERKFLEDNNFSFDEELRAAQEWEFHSRILLDYPNYAIIQEKLVYVRKHSESISYGSKVNIRNLSYALARTKIYTLIQDKKDKKNLKEYLSDYILIAYKNALFAKHYRDAISIFLKNILKNRTISMYYKLKLLMALLAFMIFKKGGLFYKGKKFV, encoded by the coding sequence ATGCAAAGTAATCCGCTTGTTTCTATTATAATACCCACTTATAATAGAGCAACTCTTATAAGAGAAACACTTGATAGTATTCTAGGGCAGACTTATGGAAACTGGGAGTGTATTATTGTAGATGATGGCTCTATAGATGATACTGAAAAAGTTGTGAATGAGTATGTAAAGAAGGACAATCGTTTTCAATTTCATCATCGCCCAAAAAACCGCCATAAAGGAGGAAATGCTGCAAGGAACTATGGTTTTGAAATATCAAGTGGAGAATTTGTTAATTGGTTTGATAGCGATGATATCATGCGTTCTGATAAAATTACTGTTCAATTAAACAGTTTAGAAAATTCAAATTATTTCTTTTCTGTATGTAGGATTTTAGCATTTGAGGATACTTTTGAGAACGAATTATTTGCTTATGATAATATAGATTCCAAAAGCCCATTTGAAGATTATGTTTATGAAAACATCAAATTTCTTACTTCAATTCCATTATGGGAAAGGAAATTCTTAGAGGACAATAATTTTTCATTTGATGAAGAATTACGAGCAGCTCAAGAATGGGAATTTCATTCAAGAATTTTATTAGATTATCCAAATTATGCTATAATCCAAGAAAAATTAGTTTATGTTAGGAAACATTCAGAAAGTATATCATATGGATCTAAAGTAAATATTCGAAACTTAAGTTATGCATTAGCAAGGACTAAAATTTATACTTTAATTCAAGACAAGAAGGATAAAAAGAATCTAAAAGAATATTTGTCAGATTATATTTTAATTGCCTATAAAAACGCACTGTTTGCAAAACATTATAGAGATGCAATTAGTATTTTTCTTAAAAACATTCTTAAAAATAGAACTATAAGCATGTATTATAAATTAAAACTACTAATGGCTTTATTGGCATTTATGATTTTTAAAAAAGGAGGTTTATTTTATAAAGGAAAAAAATTTGTTTAG